A single genomic interval of Nitrospirota bacterium harbors:
- the aspS gene encoding aspartate--tRNA ligase gives EMYVKELVVLNEAAPLPYSMEEAAEAGEALRLKHRYLDLRRPEMQQNMITRHRASKLMRDYLDDNGFLEIETPMLTKSTPEGARDYLVPSRLNPGYFYALPQSPQLFKQILMVAGMEKYFQIVKCFRDEDLRADRQPEFTQVDLEMSFVDRKDVIELIEGMMKKLFRGVLDIDIQTPFEMLSYQESMERFGNDKPDMRFGLELKDMADLAAKGTFKVFLDAIQSGGLVKAINGKGMAGISRKDIDLLTQEAQSYGAKGLAWIKVKSGFESPIAKFFPEDVLKAMSERLGAEDGDMMLFVADKVKVTYDVLSRLRLELGKRLNLIQPGYKFVWITDFPLLEWDEEEGRFQAMHHPFTSPLDEDIEKMMAGDMTDRNMLGSLKAKAYDIVLNGFEIGGGSIRIHNQKLQKKMFELLNIGEEDARTKFGFLLDALQYGAPPHGGLALGLDRLVMLMVGATSIRDVIAFPKTQKAFCMMSGAPSAVETKQLRELHIKTDVVVEEKS, from the coding sequence CCGAGATGTACGTCAAGGAGCTTGTCGTGCTGAATGAGGCTGCACCGCTTCCCTACAGCATGGAAGAGGCTGCTGAGGCCGGCGAGGCCCTGCGGCTGAAGCACCGGTACCTTGACCTGAGAAGACCTGAGATGCAGCAGAACATGATCACCCGCCACCGGGCAAGCAAGCTGATGCGCGATTATCTGGACGATAACGGGTTCCTCGAGATAGAGACGCCCATGCTCACCAAGTCCACGCCGGAAGGCGCACGCGACTACCTCGTGCCGTCCAGGCTCAATCCTGGATATTTCTATGCGCTGCCGCAGTCACCGCAGCTTTTCAAGCAGATCCTGATGGTTGCGGGCATGGAGAAATATTTTCAGATCGTGAAATGTTTCCGTGATGAAGACCTGCGGGCAGACCGACAGCCCGAGTTCACCCAGGTCGACCTTGAGATGTCCTTTGTGGACCGCAAGGATGTTATAGAACTGATTGAAGGCATGATGAAGAAACTCTTCAGGGGAGTTTTGGACATTGATATCCAGACCCCCTTTGAGATGCTGAGCTATCAGGAGTCCATGGAGCGCTTTGGCAATGACAAGCCTGACATGCGTTTCGGGCTTGAGCTGAAGGACATGGCTGATCTTGCGGCAAAGGGGACCTTCAAGGTATTCCTTGATGCGATCCAGTCAGGCGGCCTGGTGAAGGCCATCAACGGCAAAGGTATGGCAGGAATCTCCAGGAAGGATATCGATCTGCTTACTCAGGAGGCACAGTCGTATGGCGCAAAGGGTCTTGCCTGGATCAAGGTGAAAAGCGGCTTTGAGTCGCCTATCGCAAAGTTTTTCCCTGAGGACGTGTTAAAGGCCATGTCAGAGCGGCTCGGCGCTGAAGACGGCGATATGATGCTCTTTGTGGCTGACAAGGTGAAGGTGACCTATGACGTGCTGAGCAGGCTGAGGCTTGAATTGGGCAAGAGGCTGAACCTTATTCAGCCGGGATACAAGTTTGTCTGGATCACCGACTTTCCGCTTCTTGAATGGGATGAGGAGGAGGGCAGGTTCCAGGCAATGCACCATCCGTTTACCTCGCCGCTCGATGAGGATATCGAAAAGATGATGGCCGGTGATATGACTGACCGCAACATGCTTGGTTCACTCAAGGCCAAGGCGTATGATATTGTTTTGAACGGTTTTGAAATCGGCGGAGGAAGCATACGAATCCATAACCAGAAGCTCCAGAAAAAGATGTTCGAGCTGCTCAATATCGGTGAAGAAGATGCCCGCACCAAGTTCGGTTTCCTCCTCGATGCCCTTCAGTATGGCGCTCCGCCCCATGGCGGGCTTGCCCTCGGCCTCGACAGACTTGTGATGCTTATGGTGGGAGCAACCTCGATCAGGGATGTTATTGCCTTCCCCAAGACGCAGAAGGCCTTCTGCATGATGTCGGGTGCGCCCTCAGCGGTCGAGACAAAGCAGCTCCGGGAGCTTCATATCAAGACTGACGTGGTAGTGGAAGAAAAGTCCTAA